A single Polyodon spathula isolate WHYD16114869_AA chromosome 6, ASM1765450v1, whole genome shotgun sequence DNA region contains:
- the tmem18 gene encoding transmembrane protein 18 — protein sequence MLPDSGDYCALTVSCSRFVGSVGVFFVEMAQQNDRNSSIPIDAISNLRITSIWTFLLSIEWSESWLIGLLAFHGFCLLVTLITFRFYRLQVFHFLTMVGMVYCAEYINEVAAIYWRSFSKHQYFDSRGMFISLVFSAPLLLNAIMIVVVWVYRTFTTMTELKTLQIKRKANKEKRKAE from the exons ATGTTACCTGATTCTGG CGACTACTGTGCGCTTACTGTGAGTTGCAGTCGGTTTGTTGGCAGTGTTGGTGTGTTTTTTGTAGAGATGGCTCAGCAAAATGACCGGAATAGCTCTATTCCAATAGATGCTATCAGTAATTTAAGAATCACTTCTATCTGGACATTCCTGTTATCT ATTGAATGGTCTGAGTCGTGGCTCATTGGACTGCTGGCTTTCCATGGTTTCTGTCTCTTGGTAACATTGATAACATTCAGGTTTTACAGACTACAAGTATTTCATTTTCTCACGATGG TGGGGATGGTGTACTGTGCAGAGTACATAAATGAAGTGGCAGCAATTTATTGGAg gtcatttTCTAAACATCAGTACTTTGATTCAAGAGGAATGTTTATCTCATTAGTTTTTTCAGCACCCCTTTTGCTAAATGCCATAATGATTGTG gTTGTGTGGGTGTACAGAACATTTACCACAATGACGGAGCTGAAGACTTTGCAAATCAAAAGgaaagcaaataaagaaaaaaggaaagcagAGTAA